The Phragmites australis chromosome 13, lpPhrAust1.1, whole genome shotgun sequence DNA window TGGCTCATTCGAGGCAGGCACCAGGAGATCGAGCTGATTTGTGTACGTAACAGGGTATGGTCTGTACTACAACACATCATCCAGGGAAAGACGGACGGACCACCCACATAGTTTTCAGTGACCTGTCCATTTCGTCCCACTTTTCGCTGCAACCACAGGAGAGAAGAGACCATTACGCAGCGGATAAACACGCAACAAAATATCGAATGGAAGCGCGGGAGCCAATTTCACATACTAGTAAAATCTTCTGCATATACCACTTTGATATACCAGAAACAATCAATAGtcatctctcactctctctctctccaaaagagaaacaaagaaGGAAGGACTGGCCAGCCATGTTTGTTTGGAGGCCGAGCCGAACAGCTAGGCCTCGGATCGCAGACGTGTCCGGCTTCCTCTGGACTCGTTCGCACTGCACTGGCCGCATCTGATCTGACATGAGTCTCTTGAGTTCCTCTACGGGAGGACGCTGCAAGCTACTAAAAACCTCTCTCCATCTTCGTTGCACTGCACAAACCCCACACGCAACCTCGACGATCCTTATCCCCAATTCAAGTTTCGTCTCCTCTTTCTTTACAATTTGTAATAATCAGCTGCTAATAGACGGGCGTGCCGcggagcgccggcggcggagagggagaCTTCTTGGCCGGGCGCTCGATCGGGCCGACGTGCGAGCGGAAGCCGACGGTCACCGCGTCGCGCACACACCAGTGGAAGGCCGGCTCGCGCATGGACGCGGCCGCCGCCTCGCACTCGGGGCAGGGGGATGTCGAGGGACGCGGGGACCAGAGCGGCGGGTCCTCCAGCTCCGGCGCGAGCGGGAAGTACGGATCCGGCGCCGCGGTGCTCATGAGGTACCAGTCGCGCTGGCGGTGCAGctcccgcagctgcgcctcgtaGTCCCAGGCGCCGAACATGACCGGCGCGGGGGACGCGGCCAGGGAGGCCAGATCCGTGGGCGGGAGGCGCTTCAGGATGGTcttctccggcggcggcgcggaggccGCGGCCTTCTTATCGCGTCGGGAGCGGCCGCCCCGGCGCTCGCGGCGGGATCGGCGGAGGGCCGCGAGGACGTAGCACCCGGAGCCCTCGCGCGCGACGGCGTCGGCGAGATCGGTGCCCTCCTCGAGGGGCACGCGGCGCGCGCGCCTCGGCCGCGCGAGCGAGGCCGAGATCTGGTGCGGTGCGACGCCGACGCGGTCGGCGACGACTGTCTGCAGCTTGCGGACGCCGAGAGAGGGCTGCACGGTGACCGTGCCCAGGTCCACGCTCTGGTCGCCGTCGACGAAGACCACCGGCAGCACGGCCGTGGGCGAGGTGGCCAGCTCCCCCATCTGTCTCGTCTTCAGTAGCCGATTCCTCTCGGACTTGTTCTCCGGGCGGACGCCACAAGCATCGAATGATCGAATCCCTCCCTACCTGGAGGGGCACTCTATTCTGCTGCGATTGGTTGGGGCTTGGGAATTTTTGAGAAGACACGATTGAAAGGGGAGGAGGGTTTTATAGAGGGCAATTAAAGGCGGTGTGGGGTGCTTCGCATCGGCATTGGAGGCCGGAGAAAGGGAACTGCCGGTCTGTGTCTTTCCTTGGCAGCCAAGGCAGGGGAGCTGCAGGGCGGGACCCCTTCCTCGCCTGCCCAGCGTGGGATCGGGACACGTCAGCGCCCGCGGGCAGGGAAAACGTGTGGCGCCGGGCGCGGCTCATTGACGGAAGCAGCAGCAGATTTTTCGTGTGACCCGTCCGCTCCCGCGTCGCGCTGGCTGGCGACACGTGGGCGCGCCAACAAGGGTCCCTGATCCGGAgtcggcagcagcagcagccgccgccgccaacaaAATTCCTTGAAACTAATACAGTAATTGCCAATGGCCTTCCATTTCGTACGCTTAATCGCTGCAAATAAATAACCGTAGCTCCACGAGGTGTCTACAGTAGGCAGATTAAATACTCGCTTAAACAGctcatctcaaattctcaaTGAAAAAAAAGAGCCTATCGCAGACCATTAATAACATTAATATGCTGCTGCCTCGCAAACGTACGGGCCTTAATGAAATTCATTACGGAAGACACATGCGTAGCCGAAGAAAGGCAGCGCTGAAAAGGATCTTCGGTGGGCTGGGCTAGCTTTCCAGACTGTTCAGCATTTTCTTTGACCGagccttcttttttctctcacaTGCTGCAGCGTTGCGTTGCATGGAACTAACTCTATCAGAAACAAACCTGTCAACATTTTAGATTTCCCACGAATGCGTCGAGAAACTTTGTTAGCATGGTCCGAATGCTTCAAGGAGCTTTATTGGTTGGACGATTGATGGGTCTCTGTATGACAAGACAGTAGCCTATAAATTTTCTTCTTACAGGTAGCAGCCGCGGCTTGCTACTGGAGTGAAGTGTTGCTTGTAAATATTCCATCTGATCACATTCGGCCCACGGGCCAATGCgatccttctctttctctctctctcaaagaggaggaggagaacccACTGGTGAGACGGGCCCGCCTGTCAGCCACGGGCTGTGCAAATCCCGTCCCACTCCACTGGCCGCTCCTCCCTCCCCATCGAGGAGGATGTTCGCCGCAGGGTGCCTGCTTCTAAACCCCATCGGCATCccccccgcctcctcctccgcgctcCGGCTCTCCCGAATCACCAGGCTGCCACGCTCCACCACCTCGTGCTCCTGCTCGGCCTCAGCCTCGCcgctcgtcgccgtcgcctccatgGACGCGCCGCCGCAGGGCTACCGCACCAACGTCGGCATCTGCCTCGCCAACCCCTCCCTCACCAAGGTGCTCCTTCCCTTTCAGGGTTTGCGTTTTGGCCTCGTGGCTCACTGATTCTCCTCTCTGTCTCCAGATTTTCTCGGCTTCCAGGATCGACATCCCTAGCGCGTGGCAGATGCCTCAGGTGATTGGGTGGGCTGATCTGGTGCTGTCCAGTAGCCTGATTAGTTCTTGGCATAACCTAGGCGTACAATTCTGAAACACACTGCCCGCAAACTGATTTGTCCGCAGGGTGGTATAGATAAAGGGGAAGAACCAAGAGCAGCTGCTGTTAGGGAATTGAGGGAAGAAACTGGTGTTACATCCGCAGAGCTCGTGGCCGAGGTCAGCTGACCCTTTACCCGCACCTCTTATGTCTAACACCAATTCTCACGTTGCAATTTTGCCTAGTTTCAACTATCCTACTGAGGTGCATGTGTCTGTGTAGGCTCCTAACTGGTTAACATATGATTTCCCGCCGGACGTGAGAAAGAAGCTGAATGCTAGGTGGGGAACGGATTGGAAAGGCCAGGCTCAGAAATGGTAAGCTCGCTGAATTTCATCAGCCCAGAATGCTACGCGGTAACCACAGTTTATTTCGTCCCTTTGTCTGTTTCAAGTTTCAACCCACAAGATAACTACTTGCTACCAGACAACAAATGCGTACAAGATCCTGATAATACGTTGCTGTTTCTGAATAAGTCCAAGTGAAACTCTTCCCGGTGTCATATAGCACAGAAATTAGCAATTCACCACAGGGCTATAGAGGCTATCTAGCACCTAGTAATAGTATAAGTCTCTCTGCTTAAGATACAAATTGTTGTGTATTCTGTTTAGCTAATGTCACTTTTTTAAAAGGCGGCCCAGATTAGACCCTAGGCCCCCCATTTGGTTCCTAGTGCTTTTTAAAACGCTGGTTAATGTTT harbors:
- the LOC133888872 gene encoding nudix hydrolase 26, chloroplastic-like isoform X2, whose protein sequence is MRSFSFSLSQRGGGEPTGETGPPVSHGLCKSRPTPLAAPPSPSRRMFAAGCLLLNPIGIPPASSSALRLSRITRLPRSTTSCSCSASASPLVAVASMDAPPQGYRTNVGICLANPSLTKIFSASRIDIPSAWQMPQGGIDKGEEPRAAAVRELREETGVTSAELVAEAPNWLTYDFPPDVRKKLNARWGTDWKGQAQKWFLFRFTGKNDEINLNGDGSEKPEFDEWTWMTPQQIIEKAVDFKKPVYEEALKHFAPYLQSDATASS
- the LOC133888872 gene encoding nudix hydrolase 26, chloroplastic-like isoform X4; translation: MRSFSFSLSQRGGGEPTGETGPPVSHGLCKSRPTPLAAPPSPSRRMFAAGCLLLNPIGIPPASSSALRLSRITRLPRSTTSCSCSASASPLVAVASMDAPPQGYRTNVGICLANPSLTKIFSASRIDIPSAWQMPQVIGWADLGGIDKGEEPRAAAVRELREETGVTSAELVAEAPNWLTYDFPPDVRKKLNARWGTDWKGQAQKWRRADCEPAGLDF
- the LOC133888873 gene encoding uncharacterized protein LOC133888873, producing MGELATSPTAVLPVVFVDGDQSVDLGTVTVQPSLGVRKLQTVVADRVGVAPHQISASLARPRRARRVPLEEGTDLADAVAREGSGCYVLAALRRSRRERRGGRSRRDKKAAASAPPPEKTILKRLPPTDLASLAASPAPVMFGAWDYEAQLRELHRQRDWYLMSTAAPDPYFPLAPELEDPPLWSPRPSTSPCPECEAAAASMREPAFHWCVRDAVTVGFRSHVGPIERPAKKSPSPPPALRGTPVY
- the LOC133888872 gene encoding nudix hydrolase 26, chloroplastic-like isoform X3 translates to MRSFSFSLSQRGGGEPTGETGPPVSHGLCKSRPTPLAAPPSPSRRMFAAGCLLLNPIGIPPASSSALRLSRITRLPRSTTSCSCSASASPLVAVASMDAPPQGYRTNVGICLANPSLTKIFSASRIDIPSAWQMPQVIGWADLGGIDKGEEPRAAAVRELREETGVTSAELVAEAPNWLTYDFPPDVRKKLNARWGTDWKGQAQKWFLFRFTGKNDEINLNGDGSEKPEFDEWTWMTPQQIIEKLISKNLCMRKH
- the LOC133888872 gene encoding nudix hydrolase 26, chloroplastic-like isoform X1 — protein: MRSFSFSLSQRGGGEPTGETGPPVSHGLCKSRPTPLAAPPSPSRRMFAAGCLLLNPIGIPPASSSALRLSRITRLPRSTTSCSCSASASPLVAVASMDAPPQGYRTNVGICLANPSLTKIFSASRIDIPSAWQMPQVIGWADLGGIDKGEEPRAAAVRELREETGVTSAELVAEAPNWLTYDFPPDVRKKLNARWGTDWKGQAQKWFLFRFTGKNDEINLNGDGSEKPEFDEWTWMTPQQIIEKAVDFKKPVYEEALKHFAPYLQSDATASS